Proteins from one Spirochaetota bacterium genomic window:
- a CDS encoding glycosyltransferase family protein, with translation MKINGIVNGHKIKPHVSAIIQARMQSKRLPGKVMLDLNGKPLLSHIIERSTLIEGVDTVVVATPTEEENLPIIDLAHSMGVRVFTGSMDNVLERYYMANQEYNGDYIIRVTGDNPFIDIEYATMALDIAIESGSDLCAIPNLPLGVAVEVIKREALEKSYQLSTKPYHREHVTTFIKEHTELFKIERPLVDINYPSSNLRLTVDTIEDYQFAQLLYANLYRGKPFPLLDIIDYVHKNPKLAFINNGIKQRSSTHFEALSVK, from the coding sequence ATGAAGATAAATGGTATTGTAAATGGTCATAAGATAAAGCCCCATGTTTCTGCCATTATTCAAGCCAGAATGCAGTCAAAGAGATTACCTGGTAAGGTGATGCTTGACTTAAACGGAAAACCTCTCCTATCACACATTATTGAGAGATCAACACTAATTGAAGGGGTAGACACCGTAGTAGTTGCTACTCCAACGGAGGAGGAGAATTTACCAATAATTGACCTAGCGCATTCAATGGGTGTAAGGGTGTTTACAGGTTCAATGGATAACGTGCTTGAAAGATATTATATGGCCAATCAGGAGTATAATGGCGACTATATTATCAGGGTTACCGGAGACAACCCATTCATTGATATAGAATATGCTACCATGGCTCTTGATATTGCTATTGAATCAGGTTCAGATCTCTGTGCCATTCCTAATCTACCCCTAGGCGTTGCTGTAGAGGTAATAAAGAGGGAGGCGCTTGAGAAGAGCTACCAACTGAGCACCAAACCCTATCATAGAGAACATGTTACCACATTCATAAAAGAACATACCGAATTATTTAAAATAGAGAGGCCATTGGTGGACATTAACTACCCTTCAAGCAATCTCAGATTAACAGTAGACACTATAGAGGATTATCAATTTGCACAACTACTCTATGCCAATCTATATAGAGGAAAGCCATTCCCGCTATTGGATATAATCGATTATGTACACAAAAATCCAAAACTGGCATTTATAAATAATGGGATCAAACAACGTTCCTCTACCCATTTTGAAGCCCTGTCAGTCAAATAG
- a CDS encoding gamma carbonic anhydrase family protein — protein MNIHESVFIHPKSVQHGEVILGQYSSLWPFSVIRADFAPIKIGRFTNIQDNCVLHADIGTPTNIGDMVTVGHGAVLHGCTVEDNCIIGINSTVLNGSVIGSGTIVAAGAVVQERRNIPPGSFVVGVPAECRVGKSGQGDRIKQGAIAYAMIAQKYMQGKNIFNYDEVEFWDEFKKFEELLNL, from the coding sequence ATGAATATCCATGAATCAGTATTTATTCATCCTAAATCAGTACAGCATGGCGAAGTTATATTAGGACAGTATTCCAGCTTATGGCCATTTTCAGTAATACGGGCTGATTTTGCGCCCATAAAGATTGGAAGATTTACTAATATACAGGATAACTGTGTGCTTCATGCAGATATTGGTACTCCTACAAATATAGGAGATATGGTAACTGTTGGACATGGGGCGGTCCTTCATGGATGTACAGTTGAAGATAATTGCATTATAGGAATTAACTCAACTGTTCTAAATGGTTCTGTTATTGGCAGTGGCACAATTGTAGCAGCTGGAGCAGTAGTGCAAGAGAGACGAAACATCCCTCCTGGTTCTTTTGTTGTAGGTGTGCCTGCAGAATGTCGGGTTGGTAAATCAGGGCAGGGGGATAGGATTAAACAGGGAGCCATTGCCTATGCTATGATTGCTCAGAAATATATGCAAGGGAAGAATATTTTTAATTACGATGAAGTTGAGTTTTGGGATGAGTTTAAAAAATTCGAGGAGTTATTAAATCTCTAA
- a CDS encoding TetR/AcrR family transcriptional regulator, whose amino-acid sequence MLAKGQRRKHQIIDTAKDMFMKIGFQSTHIGKVCEELNIARGTVYQYFGNKREILYAILESVEEKIDDILDLDDLKDFLKTNPSQKLVLKFVKERILGTIRSIENEPIIIKLIFKDIVGIDGEILARVNAFIELITKSLIRDIEEIIKKGLYKKSIDSELTSLMFIGGVLFILYNDNKTNSGMLEEYKIDAIVNNYFNGVLK is encoded by the coding sequence ATGCTTGCTAAAGGGCAGAGGAGAAAACATCAGATTATTGATACAGCCAAAGATATGTTTATGAAAATCGGGTTCCAGAGTACTCATATCGGCAAGGTATGCGAAGAGCTGAACATTGCCCGAGGGACTGTATATCAATATTTTGGAAACAAGCGTGAAATATTATATGCTATCTTGGAATCAGTGGAGGAGAAGATTGATGATATACTTGATTTGGATGATTTAAAAGATTTTTTGAAAACAAATCCTTCTCAGAAGTTAGTCTTAAAATTTGTTAAGGAAAGAATCTTAGGTACAATTAGATCCATTGAAAATGAGCCGATAATAATAAAGTTGATTTTTAAGGACATAGTGGGCATTGATGGTGAGATTTTAGCAAGGGTAAATGCTTTTATTGAATTAATTACTAAATCGTTAATACGTGATATTGAGGAGATCATCAAGAAGGGGTTATACAAAAAAAGTATAGATTCAGAGTTAACCTCTTTAATGTTTATTGGAGGTGTTCTTTTTATTTTGTATAATGATAATAAAACGAACTCAGGCATGCTTGAAGAATATAAAATTGATGCGATTGTTAATAATTATTTCAATGGTGTATTAAAATGA